From one Planococcus citri chromosome 3, ihPlaCitr1.1, whole genome shotgun sequence genomic stretch:
- the Rpn10 gene encoding 26S proteasome non-ATPase regulatory subunit 4 isoform X2 yields the protein MVLESTMICVDNSDYMRNGDFIPTRMQAQQDAINLVCHSKTRSNPENNVGLITLAEVEVLTTLTTDVGKILAKLHQVQPCGDINFLTGMRIAHLALKHRQGKNHKMRIVAFVGSPVEHDEKEAVKVAKRLKKEKVNVDIVSFGEDALNGTVLSTFINTINGKEGNSSHLVSIPPGPHLSDALLSSPVIQGEDGSGGAGLGGSGFEFGVDPNEDPELALALRVSMEEQRQRQQEEARRTQTTETPSATAPPTSHEVSSDEAMLERALAMSIEESAPPAAAPVAAAASAAPQEPDFSAMTEDEQIAFALRMSMQDVVATPSSSSSGSEEKKEEPSKAKPKDEEMEVDYSNVTDTDFLKSVLERLPGVDPQNPEVQEALKSAGKDESKDKDKDKKKDAKK from the exons ATGGTTCTCGAAAGTACTATGATCTG tGTTGATAATAGCGATTATATGAGAAATGGTGATTTCATTCCTACTCGAATGCAAGCTCAACAAGACGCTATAAACTTGGTTTGTCATTCTAAAACTAGATCGAATCCGGAAAACAATGTCGGTTTGATCACACTAGCTGA AGTCGAAGTGCTTACTACTTTGACTACAGATGTTGGAAAAATCTTAGCTAAATTGCATCAGGTTCAGCCCTGCGGTGATATCAATTTTCTAACTGGAATGCGTATAGCTCAC TTGGCTTTGAAACATCGTCAaggtaaaaatcataaaatgagaATTGTTGCTTTTGTCGGAAGTCCCGTTGAACATGACGAAAAGGAAGCTGTCAAAGTAGCTAAACgattgaagaaagaaaaagtaaACGTTGATATTGTATCGTTTGGCGAAGAC GCTCTAAATGGTACAGTTTTGTCTACGTTTATCAACACTATCAATGGAAAAGAGGGAAATTCGAGCCATTTAGTTTCTATTCCACCTGGCCCTCATTTATCCGATGCTTTGTTATCTTCTCCAGTCATTCAA GGTGAAGATGGCTCTGGTGGAGCTGGACTAGGCGGATCAGGCTTTGAATTCGGCGTTGATCCTAATGAAGATCCGGAATTGGCTTTG GCCTTACGTGTCAGTATGGAAGAACAAAGACAACGCCAGCAAGAAGAAGCTCGACGAACTCAGACTACCGAAACTCCTTCGGCTACTGCTCCTCCGACTAGCCACGAAG TTTCCAGCGACGAAGCGATGTTAGAACGGGCTTTGGCTATGTCGATCGAAGAATCCGCTCCTCCTGCTGCTGCTcctgttgctgctgctgctagTGCTGCCCCTCAAGAACCAGATTTCAGCGCTATGACTGAAGACGAACAGATCGCTTTCGCTTTAAGAATGAGTATGCAAGATGTGGTCGCCACAC CATCGTCATCATCCAGTGGCTCGGAGGAGAAAAAAGAAGAACCCTCGAAAGCCAAACCGAAAGACGAAGAAATGGAAGTAGATTATAGTAACGTAACCGATACAGATTTCTTAAAAAGTGTCTTGGAACGACTACCAGGTGTAGATCCGCAAAATCCCGAAGTACAAGAAGCCTTAAAATCTGCCGGCAAAGATGAATCAAAAGATAAAGATAAAGATAAGAAAAAAGACGCTAAAAAGTAA
- the Rpn10 gene encoding 26S proteasome non-ATPase regulatory subunit 4 isoform X1, whose translation MVLESTMICVDNSDYMRNGDFIPTRMQAQQDAINLVCHSKTRSNPENNVGLITLADRVEVLTTLTTDVGKILAKLHQVQPCGDINFLTGMRIAHLALKHRQGKNHKMRIVAFVGSPVEHDEKEAVKVAKRLKKEKVNVDIVSFGEDALNGTVLSTFINTINGKEGNSSHLVSIPPGPHLSDALLSSPVIQGEDGSGGAGLGGSGFEFGVDPNEDPELALALRVSMEEQRQRQQEEARRTQTTETPSATAPPTSHEVSSDEAMLERALAMSIEESAPPAAAPVAAAASAAPQEPDFSAMTEDEQIAFALRMSMQDVVATPSSSSSGSEEKKEEPSKAKPKDEEMEVDYSNVTDTDFLKSVLERLPGVDPQNPEVQEALKSAGKDESKDKDKDKKKDAKK comes from the exons ATGGTTCTCGAAAGTACTATGATCTG tGTTGATAATAGCGATTATATGAGAAATGGTGATTTCATTCCTACTCGAATGCAAGCTCAACAAGACGCTATAAACTTGGTTTGTCATTCTAAAACTAGATCGAATCCGGAAAACAATGTCGGTTTGATCACACTAGCTGA TAGAGTCGAAGTGCTTACTACTTTGACTACAGATGTTGGAAAAATCTTAGCTAAATTGCATCAGGTTCAGCCCTGCGGTGATATCAATTTTCTAACTGGAATGCGTATAGCTCAC TTGGCTTTGAAACATCGTCAaggtaaaaatcataaaatgagaATTGTTGCTTTTGTCGGAAGTCCCGTTGAACATGACGAAAAGGAAGCTGTCAAAGTAGCTAAACgattgaagaaagaaaaagtaaACGTTGATATTGTATCGTTTGGCGAAGAC GCTCTAAATGGTACAGTTTTGTCTACGTTTATCAACACTATCAATGGAAAAGAGGGAAATTCGAGCCATTTAGTTTCTATTCCACCTGGCCCTCATTTATCCGATGCTTTGTTATCTTCTCCAGTCATTCAA GGTGAAGATGGCTCTGGTGGAGCTGGACTAGGCGGATCAGGCTTTGAATTCGGCGTTGATCCTAATGAAGATCCGGAATTGGCTTTG GCCTTACGTGTCAGTATGGAAGAACAAAGACAACGCCAGCAAGAAGAAGCTCGACGAACTCAGACTACCGAAACTCCTTCGGCTACTGCTCCTCCGACTAGCCACGAAG TTTCCAGCGACGAAGCGATGTTAGAACGGGCTTTGGCTATGTCGATCGAAGAATCCGCTCCTCCTGCTGCTGCTcctgttgctgctgctgctagTGCTGCCCCTCAAGAACCAGATTTCAGCGCTATGACTGAAGACGAACAGATCGCTTTCGCTTTAAGAATGAGTATGCAAGATGTGGTCGCCACAC CATCGTCATCATCCAGTGGCTCGGAGGAGAAAAAAGAAGAACCCTCGAAAGCCAAACCGAAAGACGAAGAAATGGAAGTAGATTATAGTAACGTAACCGATACAGATTTCTTAAAAAGTGTCTTGGAACGACTACCAGGTGTAGATCCGCAAAATCCCGAAGTACAAGAAGCCTTAAAATCTGCCGGCAAAGATGAATCAAAAGATAAAGATAAAGATAAGAAAAAAGACGCTAAAAAGTAA
- the LOC135839315 gene encoding uncharacterized protein LOC135839315, with amino-acid sequence MKIKGANAIPKKIVFYEKNTKSKAWHRYADILIPLISMPTLVYIGYTLHDYVLDPYQQREPSNLKVLALAGALICISFAVFCYLCIRLNTPVLSFGKKRFRTNFSLTRSTSNGCFMKSVNSDLQFMVPFNSNHHATYESIIFDVPPRYTVVPEPASHYKSHMTLSTSTTQLKIVEV; translated from the exons ATGAAGATTAAGGGAGCTAATGCTATtccgaaaaaaatcgtattttacGAG aaaaacacaaaatcaaaagCATGGCATCGCTACGCGGATATCCTGATACCGTTAATTTCAATGCCAACGTTAGTCTATATCGGATATACTTTGCACGATTATGTTTTGGATCCATATCAACAAAGAGAACCCAGCAACTTGAAAGTTCTCGCCTTGGCTGGCGCTTTGATTTGCATAAGTTTCGCGGTATTCTGCTACCTTTGCATTAGACTGAATACTCCCGTAttaagttttggcaaaaaacgattTAGAACGAACTTTTCTTTGACAAGGAGCACGTccaat ggTTGCTTCATGAAATCAGTGAACAGCGATTTACAATTCATGGTTCCGTTCAACTCTAATCACCATGCTACTTACGAATCCATTATATTCGATGTACCGCCTCGTTATACAGTAGTTCCAGAACCAGCATCGCATTATAAGAGTCACATGACATTATCAACTTCAACGACTCAATTGAAAATAGTCGAAGTGTAA
- the LOC135839313 gene encoding CTD nuclear envelope phosphatase 1A-like, translating into MVVTDLNIFAVFQMISRTILNTVASICKHVLHFVRRLFRRIRYYEPVTYTICPLTPVSSHRLNIIKKKILVLDLDETLIHSASVNSPYHNDRKNLFIEPDFELQVMIEKQHVKFHVFKRPHVDKFLEIVSQWYDVVIFTAGIDAYGEIITNRLDNNRGIFKKKYYRRHCTPELGLFSKDLSVITNDLSSIFILDNSPFAYKNYPHNAIQIKSWFCDQSDKALLNLLPVLDAMRFVQDVRSVLCRNPNHKVL; encoded by the exons ATGGTTGTAACTGAT TTGAATATTTTCGCCGTGTTTCAAATGATTAGTCGAACCATCTTAAACACCGTAGCATCTATTTGCAAACATGTACTACACTTCGTTAGGAGATTGTTCAGAAGAATACGATACTACGAACCAGTGACTTACACCATTTGTCCTCTGACACCTGTATCTAGTCATCGCTTAAAcataattaagaaaaaaatcctcgTTCTAGACTTGGACGAAACACTTATTCATTCCGCGTCTGTCAATTCGCCATACCACAATGACCGAAAGAACCTCTTCATTGAACCGGATTTCGAGCTGCAAGTGATGATAGAGAAACAACATGTCAAGTTTCACGTATTCAAAAGACCCCACGTAGACAAATTCTTGGAAATAGTTAGTCAATGGTACGATGTCGTTATCTTTACCGCAGGTATCGACGCCTACGGCGAAATAATTACCAATCGACTGGATAACAATCGAGGaatattcaaaaagaaatactACAGACGACATTGTACTCCCGAGTTAGGTTTGTTTAGTAAAGATTTATCGGTAATTACCAACGATTTGAGTAGTATTTTCATCCTCGATAATTCACCCTTCGCTTATAAAAATTACCCTCATAATGCCATTCAGATTAAATCGTGGTTCTGCGACCAGTCGGACAAAGCATTGCTTAACTTATTACCTGTATTAGACGCTATGAGATTTGTACAAGATGTGCGATCTGTTCTATGTCGAAATCCTAACCATAAAGTATTATAA